Proteins from one Fragaria vesca subsp. vesca linkage group LG6, FraVesHawaii_1.0, whole genome shotgun sequence genomic window:
- the LOC101312553 gene encoding probable polygalacturonase At1g80170-like: protein MKSLRLYSSSSSTCLILLLLIFSFSVSSNTTVDREKFDSLLQLPHSGSTRTRLRSKRVLFLGAFGAKGDGITDDSKAFQNAWEVACSIPTRTRILIPSGRTYLIHPVDIAGPCRSKVTLMISGTIIAPISPDAWIGLNARKWIYFHGVNHLTVEGGGTVDGMGQEWWARSCKSNSTNPCRHAPTAITFHRCKNLKVRNLMIVNSQKMHMQFTNCMRVVASHLQVIAPATSPNTDGIHISVSKGVQVKDSIIRTGDDCISIVSNSSRIQIVNIVCGPGHGISIGSLGKSNSWSQVRDVIIDTALLSNTENGVRIKTWQGGSGFASNIAFRNVVMDNVSNPIIIDQYYCDSQLPCLNQTLAVKVENISFTHIKGTSATEEAIRFACSDDSQCEGLYLEDVQLLPSTGEIARSFCWEAQGSSLGTVDPPACFSDSEELVKQKVLLHPVSLVYGGKATL, encoded by the exons ATGAAAAGTCTTAGATTGTATTCTTCTTCTTCTTCAACCTGTCTCATTCTTCTCCTTCTTATATTCTCCTTCTCGGTGAGCTCAAATACTACTGTTGATAGAGAGAAATTTGACTCTCTCTTACAGCTCCCCCATTCCGGGTCAACCAGAACCCGACTCAGATCCAAGAGGGTTCTCTTTCTTGGTGCTTTTGGTGCCAAAGGAGATGGCATCACTGATGATTCTAAG GCTTTCCAAAATGCTTGGGAGGTTGCTTGTTCTATTCCCACACGGACAAGAATTCTAATTCCCTCCGGAAGGACTTACCTTATCCATCCTGTTGATATTGCTGGACCTTGTCGATCAAAGGTCACTTTAATG ATATCTGGGACCATCATTGCTCCCATCAGTCCTGATGCTTGGATTGGTTTGAATGCACGCAAGTGGATTTATTTCCATGGTGTGAACCACCTCACCGTAGAAGGAGGAGGAACAGTTGATGGGATGGGACAGGAATGGTGGGCTCGTTCTTGCAAGTCCAACTCAACAAAT CCATGTCGACATGCTCCAACG GCCATTACATTCCATAGGTGCAAGAACTTGAAGGTCAGAAATCTTATGATTGTCAATAGTCAAAAAATGCACATGCAATTCACCAACTGTATGCGGGTAGTTGCGTCTCATCTTCAAGTGATTGCACCTGCCACTAGTCCCAATACTGATGGAATCCACATTAGTGTCTCAAAGGGTGTTCAGGTCAAGGATAGCATAATAAGAACAG GAGATGACTGCATTTCTATAGTTAGCAATTCTTCACGCATCCAGATTGTGAATATCGTTTGCGGCCCTGGTCATGGCATCAG CATTGGAAGCTTGGGTAAATCAAACTCTTGGTCCCAAGTGCGTGATGTAATTATTGATACAGCACTCCTCTCTAACACTGAGAATGGGGTGAGGATCAAAACATGGCAG GGAGGTAGTGGTTTTGCCTCTAACATTGCATTTCGCAATGTGGTCATGGACAACGTATCAAATCCAATTATAATTGATCAATATTATTGTGACTCCCAGTTGCCTTGTTTAAATCAG ACTTTGGCAGTCAAAGTTGAGAATATATCCTTTACGCACATTAAAGGGACTTCTGCTACAGAGGAAGCAATAAGATTTGCATGTAGTGATGATTCTCAATGTGAAGGTTTATATTTAGAAGATGTTCAACTTCTACCATCTACTGGTGAAATAGCAAGATCATTTTGTTGGGAAGCTCAAGGCTCAAGTTTGGGTACAGTTGATCCACCTGCATGCTTTTCTGATAGTGAAGAATTAGTTAAACAAAAAGTCCTCTTACACCCTGTAAGTTTGGTATATGGAGGAAAGGCGACCCTATAG